In one window of Thermoleophilia bacterium DNA:
- a CDS encoding S-layer homology domain-containing protein, whose translation MVSISQRSVMLVCLRAMKRHLVTAVCLSAAAIIVLGLSSGQAQAVSFSDVPENHPYHMQIETLALLGIVKGYSDGTFRPDAPVTRQQFAKMVILAMRIAVSEDDVCPFPDVKKSSDLELYPDNYVAAAAREKIVTGVPAKDGRMLFKPDAAITVAQLITMGARACDRPLYVPPDTYKSAWGRFDDTHSIVARVAQYNGLLREFAPPGKTLKSISPWGKATRAQAAALLFNVMGTDTSGLNGRFLGDSTDLVRFFRAKTGGNDGKFSIPLEQLAKLYVIYGKRFGIRADMAWAQMIHETGYGQYGGDVAPEQNNMAGIGAVGNGVPGNSFATAELGVIAQYAHLAWYLYPEHLSDPYCKLVTQPTDGPIAEPGDPRHFEDKQTGAVHKGNVRTVTDLSGKWAPGANYGSRIKEIANQIQVTCGLW comes from the coding sequence ATGGTCTCGATTTCACAGAGGTCAGTTATGCTGGTATGCTTGCGCGCCATGAAACGGCACTTGGTGACTGCGGTCTGTTTGTCAGCCGCAGCGATTATTGTTCTTGGGCTATCGAGCGGCCAGGCACAGGCCGTCAGCTTTAGCGACGTGCCCGAGAATCATCCCTACCACATGCAAATTGAGACCTTGGCTCTGCTTGGCATCGTAAAAGGCTACAGCGATGGAACCTTCCGGCCCGATGCTCCCGTGACCCGACAACAGTTTGCCAAGATGGTCATCCTGGCTATGCGCATTGCGGTAAGCGAAGACGACGTTTGTCCATTTCCCGACGTGAAGAAAAGCTCTGATCTTGAGCTTTACCCAGACAACTACGTGGCGGCGGCAGCGCGGGAAAAGATAGTTACCGGGGTGCCTGCTAAGGACGGCCGCATGCTCTTTAAGCCGGATGCTGCCATAACTGTTGCTCAGCTAATAACCATGGGGGCGCGGGCTTGCGACCGGCCCCTGTATGTGCCCCCCGATACCTACAAGTCCGCCTGGGGCAGGTTCGATGACACCCACTCCATCGTGGCTCGTGTGGCTCAATACAACGGGCTGCTTAGAGAATTTGCTCCACCAGGAAAGACGCTTAAGTCGATTTCGCCCTGGGGCAAGGCGACTCGGGCTCAGGCGGCAGCCTTGCTCTTTAACGTGATGGGCACGGACACGTCGGGTCTCAACGGGCGTTTCCTGGGTGATTCGACTGACTTGGTGCGCTTTTTCCGAGCAAAGACGGGCGGAAATGACGGCAAATTCAGTATCCCCTTGGAACAGCTAGCCAAGCTGTATGTTATCTACGGTAAACGTTTTGGCATTCGCGCTGACATGGCTTGGGCGCAGATGATTCATGAGACCGGCTATGGTCAATACGGCGGAGACGTAGCGCCGGAGCAGAACAATATGGCCGGTATCGGCGCAGTGGGAAACGGAGTGCCGGGCAACTCATTTGCTACTGCAGAGCTCGGGGTCATCGCGCAGTATGCACACTTGGCCTGGTACTTGTATCCCGAACATCTTTCCGACCCCTACTGCAAGCTTGTTACTCAGCCGACTGATGGGCCGATAGCTGAGCCGGGTGATCCTCGCCACTTTGAGGACAAGCAAACAGGCGCAGTACACAAGGGCAACGTGCGGACAGTTACCGATCTCAGCGGAAAGTGGGCTCCGGGAGCTAACTATGGTTCACGAATCAAGGAGATCGCAAACCAGATTCAGGTAACCTGCGGTCTCTGGTGA
- a CDS encoding mechanosensitive ion channel family protein — MSFWEANQQHFINAGVSVVVLAAAWLIYRGLRHLIDRFSTRRRLAETDPGAETRFRMIQRLSAVVLFFLAIGLVFWIMDVAALKRVAVGIFASAGVAGVALGFAAQATMANLISGVIIAFAQPIRLGDRITIDGEFGTVESIGLFYSVICTWDNRRLVIPNKVLSDQVIRNHTLVDPRMPAIVVLRLDYSADIEVVRSVLLEEAQRHPLFTAEPEPVVQVIDADDFGISVRLVAWAATPPDAWTLGVDVRERALARLKELGVPVGGAWTRELERSRTTRPLT; from the coding sequence ATGAGTTTTTGGGAGGCAAACCAGCAGCATTTCATAAATGCCGGGGTCTCCGTTGTTGTACTGGCAGCCGCATGGCTCATCTACCGTGGCCTTCGGCATTTGATAGACCGTTTCTCGACTCGGCGCCGCCTCGCTGAGACCGATCCCGGCGCTGAGACCCGCTTTCGCATGATTCAGAGATTGTCTGCGGTGGTCCTTTTCTTTCTTGCCATCGGCCTTGTGTTCTGGATCATGGATGTGGCTGCTCTTAAGCGGGTGGCGGTGGGGATTTTTGCCTCCGCGGGTGTGGCTGGAGTGGCTTTGGGTTTTGCTGCCCAGGCGACTATGGCCAATCTCATCTCCGGGGTCATAATCGCTTTTGCACAGCCGATACGACTAGGGGACCGGATCACCATAGACGGGGAATTTGGCACAGTAGAGTCAATAGGTCTTTTCTACAGCGTCATTTGCACTTGGGACAATCGCCGGCTGGTAATTCCCAACAAGGTTCTTTCTGACCAAGTCATCCGTAATCACACACTCGTGGATCCACGCATGCCTGCCATCGTCGTGTTGCGTCTTGACTATTCCGCCGATATAGAGGTGGTACGGTCTGTGCTCTTGGAAGAGGCTCAGCGCCATCCGCTCTTTACGGCCGAGCCGGAGCCTGTCGTCCAGGTTATAGACGCCGACGATTTCGGCATCTCCGTTCGCCTTGTGGCCTGGGCCGCCACTCCCCCGGATGCATGGACTTTAGGTGTGGATGTGAGGGAACGGGCGCTGGCGAGACTAAAAGAGCTTGGCGTACCTGTGGGAGGCGCCTGGACTCGGGAGCTGGAGCGTTCTAGGACTACACGGCCACTTACATGA
- a CDS encoding SDR family NAD(P)-dependent oxidoreductase has protein sequence MTVVVVGATGFIGSAITCHLLQAGFRVHALTRSSAKAKARFAELGTGQQALAEGRLTFAEADVTRPDTLVDALGAAATATGEPRGLQAVIQASQFEGAPVENPRRGLTYAAVDYGGTVNLLGALTQLYGVPTASLGETRFPQDAPRFFYLSGITVSEEANEPWNQAKWQAEKAIRQSGLMWTIVRCCWAYGPEDRALNRLLSFADRLPFLPVFGSGNQPLTPVFVEDVGRFFALLAAKPHQGRDTTFGLGGPDLVTMNDFLRLALKAKGKKRPLLHIPASLGKLAGSMVQYLPGRPLTPAAVEFMLQGGAVTSDDRKLLAERYPEFTPTRLEDGLHYLRKRFS, from the coding sequence ATGACGGTTGTTGTTGTGGGAGCCACAGGCTTTATCGGCAGCGCGATTACTTGCCATCTTCTTCAGGCTGGGTTTAGGGTACACGCGCTAACCCGCTCAAGCGCCAAGGCGAAGGCCAGGTTTGCCGAGTTGGGGACCGGCCAGCAAGCTTTGGCCGAGGGCCGGCTCACCTTTGCTGAGGCCGACGTCACCCGACCAGACACGCTAGTTGACGCCCTAGGGGCCGCGGCCACGGCGACAGGGGAACCGCGGGGGCTTCAGGCTGTGATACAAGCCTCCCAGTTTGAGGGCGCGCCCGTGGAGAATCCCCGCCGCGGTCTGACCTATGCCGCAGTGGACTACGGGGGCACGGTCAACCTCCTTGGCGCCCTCACCCAACTATATGGCGTGCCCACTGCTAGTCTAGGCGAAACTCGCTTCCCCCAAGACGCTCCCCGGTTTTTCTACCTAAGCGGCATAACCGTTTCCGAAGAGGCCAATGAGCCGTGGAACCAGGCAAAGTGGCAAGCAGAAAAGGCCATCCGGCAGAGTGGTCTGATGTGGACAATTGTCCGGTGTTGCTGGGCGTATGGCCCGGAAGACCGGGCTCTTAACCGCCTCTTGAGCTTTGCGGACCGGCTTCCCTTCTTGCCGGTGTTTGGCTCGGGGAATCAGCCCCTCACTCCAGTGTTTGTGGAGGATGTCGGCCGCTTTTTTGCGCTGCTGGCGGCCAAGCCTCACCAGGGCCGCGATACCACCTTTGGTCTTGGCGGACCTGACCTGGTAACCATGAACGACTTTCTCCGCTTGGCTCTTAAGGCCAAGGGCAAGAAGCGCCCCCTCCTGCACATTCCTGCAAGCCTGGGCAAGCTAGCCGGATCCATGGTGCAGTATCTGCCGGGTCGGCCGCTGACTCCCGCTGCTGTGGAGTTCATGCTGCAGGGCGGAGCAGTAACAAGTGACGACCGGAAGCTGCTTGCCGAACGCTACCCAGAATTCACGCCCACTCGTCTAGAGGACGGCCTACACTACCTCCGGAAAAGATTTTCCTAA
- a CDS encoding MFS transporter produces the protein MSSAANHEITNRRKIWGLDPNVFFAGVASFLMDVSTEMVYSLVPVFLSSVLGVNKSLIGVIEGIAETTASLLKMFAGWLSDKLGRRKPLMIFGYGVSTLSRPLLALAGSWGMVLGARFVDRFGKGVRTAPRDAIVADSCEKHELGRSFGFHRAMDQFGAVVGPGIAFLVLAVRPEGYRTVFWISLIPGVLCVTVIALFIRERRKRAGAVATTGATEMPVVAAAAGAENSSPAPARGRRLPRFLLAYLVVMGIFSLGNSSDAFLILRGRDLGVATAMIPVLYLVFNLVYAAFSIPAGLLADRIGRRRVALLGFALFAGAYAWMAVAGSQAAAWGVFALYGLYMGVADGNSRAFLAELAAEEHKGTAFGAFHMVVGLTALPASVIAGLLYDHVSAAAPFWVGAGGAVLAGLMMLALVPEPRVRSVSPKSGVFRGGRK, from the coding sequence ATGAGCTCAGCCGCGAACCACGAGATAACTAACCGTCGCAAGATATGGGGCCTAGATCCCAACGTCTTTTTCGCGGGTGTGGCCTCTTTTCTTATGGACGTAAGCACAGAAATGGTGTACTCGCTGGTTCCGGTGTTCTTGTCCTCGGTGTTGGGCGTAAACAAGTCGCTGATCGGCGTAATTGAGGGGATAGCCGAAACTACTGCGAGTCTGCTTAAGATGTTTGCCGGTTGGCTGAGCGACAAGCTGGGCCGCCGAAAGCCGCTCATGATTTTTGGTTATGGCGTTTCCACCCTTAGTCGACCGCTACTTGCCTTGGCCGGGAGCTGGGGCATGGTGCTGGGAGCGCGCTTCGTGGATCGCTTTGGTAAAGGGGTGCGCACCGCACCGCGCGACGCTATTGTGGCGGACTCGTGTGAGAAGCATGAACTGGGGCGCTCGTTTGGGTTTCACCGCGCCATGGACCAATTTGGCGCCGTGGTTGGACCGGGCATAGCCTTCTTGGTCCTGGCAGTGCGGCCCGAGGGATACCGCACGGTGTTCTGGATATCTCTCATTCCTGGGGTGCTTTGTGTCACGGTAATTGCGCTGTTTATCAGGGAGCGGAGAAAGCGCGCTGGGGCGGTTGCGACCACAGGGGCTACTGAGATGCCTGTGGTGGCGGCGGCCGCGGGCGCGGAGAACAGCAGCCCAGCTCCGGCCCGCGGCCGCCGCCTGCCCCGGTTCCTACTCGCGTACCTTGTGGTGATGGGGATTTTCTCTTTGGGCAACTCCTCGGACGCCTTCCTCATCCTTCGTGGTCGCGACCTCGGCGTGGCTACCGCTATGATCCCTGTCCTCTATCTGGTTTTTAACTTGGTCTACGCGGCTTTCTCTATTCCGGCGGGGCTGTTGGCGGACCGGATCGGCAGACGGCGGGTGGCCCTGCTTGGCTTTGCTTTATTTGCTGGCGCCTATGCTTGGATGGCTGTTGCCGGATCGCAGGCGGCGGCATGGGGTGTTTTTGCTCTCTACGGTCTATACATGGGCGTAGCGGACGGCAACAGCCGAGCGTTTTTGGCGGAGCTTGCCGCAGAGGAACACAAGGGGACGGCCTTTGGCGCCTTTCACATGGTAGTGGGACTTACGGCTTTGCCAGCCAGCGTGATTGCCGGATTGCTTTATGATCACGTTTCTGCTGCTGCTCCTTTCTGGGTAGGAGCCGGAGGGGCGGTGCTGGCTGGACTTATGATGCTGGCCTTGGTTCCCGAGCCCAGGGTCAGGTCAGTTTCTCCAAAATCTGGAGTATTTCGCGGTGGTCGTAAATGA
- a CDS encoding O-acetylhomoserine aminocarboxypropyltransferase/cysteine synthase, which translates to MTTAENTGDDKEERQVTPPAENPPAGGAGPRQSQAPDTLVLHAGYVPDRETFSRAVPIYQTTSYVFRDTDHAAALFSLREAGNIYTRLSNPTTEVLEKRLAALHGAAGAVAVASGQAAIFYAIAAITCCGQNFVSGDKLYGGTHTLFSHTLKRFGIEARFVDSRDPENFARAIDENTRLVYTEAIGNPKGNVDDLEAIAEVAHRHNLPFVVDNTMTPPPLFDPMQHGADVVVYSLTKIIGGHGTAIGGAIVDKGDFDWSVAGKYPEICGPDPAYHGVDFWETFGKHERAVLPGFAYLNKVRLGLLRDLGAALSPFNAWLFIQGLETLPLRARQHAANALEVARFLRSHPAVLSVDYAGLPGHPDYERARRYFPYGPGAVFGFEIRGGVEAGKRFINSVKLASHVANILDARTLVIHPASTTHQQLTPEEQLKAGVTPGLVRISVGLEDVKDIIADLDQALLAAQRA; encoded by the coding sequence ATGACAACTGCAGAAAACACAGGTGATGATAAGGAAGAAAGACAGGTAACTCCGCCCGCAGAGAATCCACCTGCTGGTGGTGCGGGGCCAAGGCAGAGCCAGGCTCCGGACACGCTGGTCTTACATGCCGGATACGTCCCTGACCGAGAGACTTTTTCTCGGGCAGTTCCTATCTACCAGACGACCAGCTATGTATTTCGCGATACCGACCACGCTGCCGCCCTTTTCTCGCTCAGGGAAGCGGGTAACATCTACACGCGGCTTTCCAACCCCACTACGGAGGTGCTAGAGAAGCGTCTGGCGGCTCTCCACGGGGCAGCGGGAGCGGTAGCGGTAGCCTCAGGACAGGCAGCAATCTTTTATGCCATCGCCGCCATTACTTGTTGCGGCCAGAACTTTGTTAGCGGCGACAAGCTATACGGCGGCACACACACTCTGTTCAGCCATACTCTCAAACGTTTTGGTATTGAAGCCCGCTTTGTCGATTCTCGCGATCCGGAAAACTTTGCCCGCGCCATCGACGAAAACACTCGCCTTGTTTACACCGAGGCCATCGGCAATCCCAAGGGAAATGTGGACGATCTTGAGGCTATTGCTGAGGTTGCTCACAGGCACAACCTCCCGTTTGTCGTAGATAACACGATGACTCCGCCGCCGCTATTTGACCCCATGCAGCACGGAGCCGATGTCGTGGTCTACTCGCTTACCAAGATAATCGGGGGACATGGCACGGCCATCGGGGGAGCGATTGTCGACAAAGGGGACTTTGATTGGTCTGTGGCTGGCAAGTACCCAGAAATTTGCGGGCCTGACCCAGCCTACCACGGCGTGGATTTTTGGGAGACCTTTGGAAAGCACGAGAGAGCGGTGTTACCGGGGTTTGCCTATCTAAACAAGGTAAGGCTTGGGTTGCTAAGGGACCTGGGGGCGGCGCTATCGCCGTTTAATGCCTGGCTGTTTATTCAAGGTCTTGAGACTCTGCCACTTCGCGCTCGTCAGCACGCCGCCAACGCTTTGGAGGTGGCGCGCTTTTTGCGCTCGCACCCGGCGGTGCTTTCGGTGGACTATGCTGGGCTGCCCGGACATCCGGACTACGAGCGCGCGCGCCGCTACTTCCCGTATGGGCCGGGAGCGGTCTTTGGCTTTGAGATTCGCGGAGGAGTGGAGGCGGGCAAGCGTTTTATCAACTCGGTGAAACTTGCCTCGCACGTCGCAAACATCCTTGACGCGCGGACCTTGGTAATCCATCCAGCCAGCACTACTCACCAGCAGCTTACTCCCGAAGAGCAGCTTAAGGCGGGTGTGACTCCCGGTTTGGTGCGCATTTCGGTGGGGCTGGAAGACGTGAAAGACATCATTGCTGACCTTGATCAGGCACTACTAGCCGCGCAAAGAGCGTAG
- the ligD gene encoding non-homologous end-joining DNA ligase has translation MRLLTPWRPAAHSKKLPQPTRITLDTQVFRLGEKEVKLTHLDRVYYPASGYTKADVLDYYLAVSPYLLPHLRGRPLTLERWPEGLEDGSFFQKDASEYFPEWLRTFPVKRKDNKKIIHYPLVEDAADLLYLVNLGTLTFHSQMARVDSPSHPDHMVLDIDPPELSSAESSKLAPFQKAAQVAFLLREELDQAGYHPLVKTSGKRGVHLAFPLSGDLDYEDARGQLRSLFEKLENKYPNLLTTQIRKNKRGGRVYLDALRMAQGATIVPPYVARATPEATVSMPVTWDELASLADGRAFTIRTALPRLERTGDLWEVLT, from the coding sequence ATGAGGCTCCTAACTCCGTGGCGACCGGCCGCACACTCGAAGAAATTGCCGCAGCCGACCCGCATAACTCTTGACACCCAGGTTTTTCGCCTGGGAGAAAAGGAGGTCAAACTTACCCACCTTGACCGCGTTTATTACCCTGCGTCCGGCTATACCAAGGCAGACGTCCTCGACTATTACTTGGCTGTCTCCCCCTATCTCCTACCCCACCTCCGCGGCCGCCCCCTTACTCTTGAGCGCTGGCCCGAGGGACTAGAAGATGGGTCATTCTTCCAAAAGGACGCCTCCGAGTATTTCCCTGAGTGGCTTCGCACGTTTCCCGTTAAGCGCAAAGACAACAAGAAGATCATCCACTATCCCCTGGTGGAAGATGCAGCCGATCTCCTTTACCTCGTGAATCTTGGCACGCTCACCTTCCACAGCCAAATGGCCCGTGTCGACAGTCCCAGCCATCCTGACCACATGGTGCTAGACATCGATCCTCCGGAGCTGTCGTCCGCTGAGAGCTCCAAACTTGCGCCCTTTCAGAAAGCCGCCCAAGTGGCTTTCTTGCTAAGAGAAGAACTAGACCAGGCTGGTTACCACCCACTCGTTAAGACTTCTGGTAAACGAGGCGTCCATTTGGCCTTTCCCTTGTCAGGAGATCTTGACTACGAAGATGCCCGCGGTCAGTTAAGAAGCCTTTTTGAGAAGCTCGAAAACAAATACCCCAATTTGCTTACTACTCAAATCCGTAAAAACAAACGAGGGGGTCGCGTGTACCTAGACGCTCTGCGGATGGCGCAGGGAGCGACAATAGTTCCCCCATATGTAGCCCGAGCTACCCCTGAGGCTACCGTGTCCATGCCCGTAACCTGGGACGAGCTGGCTTCTCTGGCGGACGGACGGGCGTTCACCATCAGGACAGCACTTCCGCGACTAGAAAGAACTGGCGACCTTTGGGAGGTGCTCACATGA
- the cysK gene encoding cysteine synthase A: MAAIFADNSLSIGRTPLVRLNRVVEPGAAQVLAKIEGRNPSYSVKCRVGAAMIWEAEKRGFIKPHTRIIEPTSGNTGIALAYVCAARGYSLTLVMPESMSLERRKVLSFLGADLLLTPAAEGMAGAVRRAQELVAEDPERWYQPDQFNNPANPAIHETTTGPEIWADTDGQVDVLVAGVGTGGTLTGISRFFERVKGQPLYSVAVEPAGSPVISQTLAGKEPVPGRHGIQGIGAGFIPANLDLSLVDRVETVEDEEAIEMARRLAREEGILCGISSGAAAAAAARLARLPDFAGKTIVVILPDAAERYLSTALFEALG; this comes from the coding sequence ATGGCCGCTATTTTTGCTGACAACTCTTTGTCGATCGGGCGCACGCCGCTTGTGCGCTTAAACCGGGTGGTTGAGCCAGGCGCGGCTCAGGTCCTGGCCAAGATCGAAGGACGAAACCCCTCCTACTCCGTTAAGTGCCGGGTGGGAGCGGCCATGATTTGGGAGGCGGAAAAGAGGGGGTTCATCAAACCTCATACCCGAATCATCGAGCCAACCAGCGGGAACACGGGGATCGCTCTTGCCTATGTGTGCGCGGCCCGGGGTTACTCCCTGACTTTGGTTATGCCCGAAAGCATGAGTCTTGAGCGCCGCAAGGTGCTTAGCTTTTTGGGGGCGGATCTCTTGCTTACCCCTGCGGCGGAAGGAATGGCTGGAGCCGTACGGCGAGCCCAAGAGCTGGTTGCCGAGGATCCCGAGCGGTGGTACCAGCCGGATCAGTTCAACAACCCAGCCAACCCCGCTATCCACGAGACCACCACGGGGCCTGAGATTTGGGCGGACACGGATGGCCAGGTGGATGTGCTCGTAGCGGGCGTAGGGACTGGCGGCACTCTTACCGGCATCTCCCGCTTCTTTGAGCGGGTAAAAGGCCAGCCTCTTTATTCGGTAGCCGTGGAACCGGCGGGCAGTCCGGTTATTTCCCAGACGTTGGCAGGTAAGGAGCCGGTACCTGGACGCCACGGCATTCAAGGTATAGGGGCGGGGTTCATTCCAGCCAATTTAGACCTTAGCCTCGTGGACCGGGTGGAGACTGTCGAAGACGAAGAGGCTATCGAGATGGCCAGGCGACTGGCTCGGGAGGAAGGGATCTTGTGTGGGATTTCAAGCGGCGCGGCGGCGGCAGCCGCCGCGCGCCTCGCCCGCCTCCCCGACTTTGCCGGCAAAACCATAGTGGTAATCCTGCCTGATGCGGCGGAGAGGTACTTGTCCACCGCACTATTTGAAGCGCTGGGGTAA
- a CDS encoding phosphoglycolate/pyridoxal phosphate family phosphatase: MISAWVIRVFDLPMNKNRAAYLLREPVRVVAVDLDGVVWRGNVPLPGIPEVLVEVVSGGLDLRYVTNNSTAHRETVAMRLAQLGLPAGVERVFTSGFVAARWLSEKLPEGALVMVVGEEGLLRELSEVGFEARHVSEWASGQPSKRAGEQSISRDLPSPRAVVVGMDRSFDYQALSAAQTAIRAGALFVATNTDATFPTPTGLRPGAGSLVAAVATAAERQPEVMGKPGLAFTHILETVTGVGPSQTVFVGDRLETDVLMGKRAGMITVLVLTGVTGRADVGAQEEAGDFHGNMTPDYVIEDLRELPRVLDELHAGRRETRAKRKTSQDVGGKDDNCRKHR, translated from the coding sequence TTGATTAGCGCTTGGGTAATTAGGGTGTTTGACTTGCCGATGAATAAGAACCGAGCCGCATATCTACTGCGTGAGCCAGTGCGGGTAGTGGCTGTGGACCTGGACGGGGTCGTGTGGCGTGGGAATGTTCCTCTTCCGGGCATCCCCGAGGTCCTGGTGGAGGTGGTTTCTGGCGGGCTTGACCTCAGATATGTGACCAACAACTCAACAGCGCACCGCGAAACAGTGGCAATGCGACTTGCACAGTTGGGACTGCCTGCTGGAGTGGAGCGGGTGTTCACGTCTGGGTTTGTAGCTGCTCGCTGGCTTAGCGAGAAATTGCCCGAGGGCGCCTTGGTCATGGTGGTGGGCGAAGAGGGGCTCCTGCGTGAACTCAGCGAGGTCGGGTTTGAGGCAAGGCATGTAAGCGAATGGGCTAGCGGGCAGCCAAGTAAACGGGCGGGCGAGCAGTCAATCTCCCGTGACCTACCTAGCCCAAGGGCCGTTGTAGTGGGCATGGACAGATCGTTTGACTATCAGGCGCTTAGCGCAGCGCAGACTGCTATTAGAGCAGGGGCTTTGTTTGTGGCCACCAACACTGACGCGACGTTTCCCACCCCTACCGGATTAAGGCCCGGCGCTGGCTCGCTGGTGGCAGCTGTCGCAACGGCTGCCGAGCGGCAACCCGAAGTGATGGGGAAGCCGGGGTTGGCGTTCACACATATCCTTGAAACGGTTACCGGGGTTGGGCCTAGCCAGACGGTCTTTGTGGGAGATCGCTTGGAGACAGATGTTCTTATGGGTAAGCGCGCGGGGATGATTACTGTGCTCGTTCTGACCGGGGTTACGGGACGGGCTGACGTTGGCGCTCAAGAAGAAGCGGGGGACTTTCATGGCAACATGACCCCAGACTACGTGATCGAAGACCTGCGTGAGCTGCCCCGCGTGTTAGATGAGTTGCATGCAGGCCGACGCGAAACGCGAGCCAAGCGAAAGACGAGCCAAGACGTAGGGGGCAAAGATGACAACTGCAGAAAACACAGGTGA
- a CDS encoding HAD family hydrolase has translation MPQGRIRAITFDLWNTIYSADDGSLDPVRPRRREAMRRLLASVGVKPSPEQLQEAYSASFRAYLAAWEAGKHYGAKDQVYFFLRWFGVDEQSLPHETVEDTARQIEEAGYAANLKLLPGLRETVQELAASGYRLGVISDTSLTPGRVLRHFLEKDGILGCFTALSFSDEIGYPKPDRRIFVRTLEELGATPDEAAHVGDTPRTDIAGAKALGIVAIRCAAALDQTDPPPADHVIYDHREILQILEKLT, from the coding sequence ATGCCGCAAGGCCGCATTAGGGCAATAACCTTTGACCTGTGGAATACCATCTACTCCGCGGACGATGGTTCCCTTGATCCTGTGCGGCCGCGGCGACGAGAGGCCATGCGCAGGCTACTGGCCAGCGTTGGGGTAAAGCCTTCCCCGGAGCAGCTTCAAGAAGCCTACAGCGCAAGCTTTCGCGCCTACCTAGCAGCCTGGGAGGCGGGTAAACATTATGGGGCTAAAGATCAAGTTTATTTTTTTCTTCGGTGGTTTGGCGTAGACGAGCAGAGCCTGCCCCACGAGACAGTGGAAGATACTGCGCGGCAGATCGAAGAAGCCGGGTACGCCGCCAATCTCAAACTGCTCCCTGGGCTTCGAGAAACAGTGCAAGAACTTGCCGCCTCGGGCTATCGTCTGGGAGTGATCTCCGACACCAGCCTTACGCCAGGCCGCGTACTGCGGCACTTCCTCGAAAAAGATGGAATCCTTGGCTGCTTCACTGCCCTTAGCTTTTCAGACGAAATTGGTTACCCAAAGCCAGACCGACGCATCTTTGTGCGCACGCTCGAAGAGTTGGGAGCAACGCCTGACGAGGCTGCACATGTAGGAGACACTCCTCGCACAGACATCGCCGGCGCCAAGGCCTTGGGTATAGTGGCCATACGGTGTGCCGCCGCCCTAGACCAGACTGACCCGCCACCAGCCGATCACGTCATTTACGACCACCGCGAAATACTCCAGATTTTGGAGAAACTGACCTGA